gtatttatattttctaattgTGTACATTTTTCGttgattttatatataatccaattaaataattcttCGTAGCatgtttttataaaattttctaattttttttgaatttttgtTTCATTATGCACCTTTATAAGTATAgaatcattaaatatataattagttGTAAAGTATTTTACAAAGGTTTCTATATCAAAACTTAATAATTTGCATgctaataataaatttttaacattttcatcTAATCCAATATCTTCTGAATTTCCTAATTCATTTAATATGGTCTCATAGTTTATATTTTGTCCACATGAATTTTTTCCCATAAGTAAAGACTTTTTACGGAATGCTTTTACAATTTCTGTATTtcctaataataataatgcagATAGTACTgagaaaataaaatcgatttctttatcatcatcaaatatataattcaatgattttaataattctaaaaTTTTTCCTGAATAATCAGAAAATTTTTCAAAGCccttttcattatttaacatagaataattttctatactttttaaaaaatacatcTTCTTAAATTTATCACTTGATCCATTTATcatgtaataaaatatattaaatgaatTTTCATTTGCTTTTCTATTTATTAACCTTTCTTTATCTAATAAAAATTTCTTTATATGAAatgattttatttcttcattttctatatGTATTGTacaaaatttagaaaatcgACTTGAATTTTTGTTATCTACAGTGACAGCATTTCCAAAGGCTTCCATCACTACGTTTACGTGTTTGAGCATTTCAGACATGTTAAATTGATATATTGTATTTTCTTCGTTATGGATATTGTCTTCTTCTTGATCGTTTACATTATTCTCATAAGCATCagtttcattttcttctattACTTCATTTTTGTCTATCATAGGGAACATGGTTGGAAGTCGTCGGCTACCTTTTACTCGGTAAGCAATAAAATCTATGATGTTTTTAGCTATTTCAGATTTCCCTGACCCAGATTCTCcagatataataatagactgatttctttttaattcatttaaattttttaaggCATTATGTACAACGTGGTATTCATTTAAGCTTAAATCTTCTATACAAtctatacatttatatttttcaattgtttcttcattattaatattattgctAATTTTAggattaataaaaattaataatggtcccatttttgtataatatttattgttCTTAAACCTTTCTTTTAAGTGATATAATACTGATGGttcattaatatatcttAATTTCATCATATCATTTTGAtctaatgaaaataaataattcgCTTTACTTAAATTTTCAGAGTCAGCAAGAAACACATAATCACTGTAATCATTATATttagataataatatttgatTATCACATTTTACGTCAATTACACGACATAAATTGTACATCATATTGATTTGGTCATTTGTGGACGATGTGTTCTTACACCACACCAAATCTCCTTCCTTGAAACTTTGGTCGTAATTGGAGTTACGCATTATGGACATTCTTCAAAGCGAACAAacgtaatatatatatatatatttatttatttttttatgaattcATTCAAATATGTACAATAACGTAATGTGTAAAACACAGTTTggattatattatttttaatttgtaaaaataaacaatacaCATTTAATTGATAACAAGTTTAATTATAcattgtaattttatttatatttttatatatttttttttttattttacaacaTTTAAGttaaatttaatttgttCTATAACTTTGGTAGTTGTCATGTTTATTTATGTGCCATTGAATAATTTGTTTAGGTAAAGGAGagaataaacaaaaaaaaataaaaaattgagaaaaataaaagaagtaaaataaacaatgaattatatattataagtatatacaaatatataaactatatatgtatgcatatttGTAACATCATCCAcacacaaatatatttattgtaatagtaataatattgacTCATATTAACACCataataattaaaagaaaatatgttttatatgttatagaaacaattatgtataaatatattaaaataaaaaaaatatataagtttataataatagtaaattataaatgctgttactaaaaaaagagaattaatctattaattttatatagtatatttaaTGGTATACCTTATTAATTCACTagtttccatttttttttaattcggTGCTTATTtattctattattattatattgtattataaatatgtgtgtgcatttttttcttcatctttTTTAGCTAGACGGGGTTATAAAGCTAGTGAAAAATGGAAatgtatagaaaataattaaatatttttttttttattaattttttttcatttttttattaactgttcatattttacttaattaaaaaaaaataattaatgtaTAAAACCCCAATTTTACACTAGAAAAAGAAgggaattttttttacattttttttacattttttcaaACATTAtcacaataaaaaaattcatataggTTGCCGAAAAGGAGAGAATTAATACACACAAAATTTGATATCTATAAATTATACCCATAAATTTtaatacacacatatatatatatatatatatatatatatatacatatacataattatttattatacacTTTTCTATGAGAAAATTTCAAACTACTTGGTTTCCTAAAATTATGTGTGTAAATGCTTATTTGCCCAAATTCCTACAGCTATGTTGATTGCGCAAATAAATTTCAACGTCTTTTCCATAATTTCCCTATGatgttttatcaaaatacCTATTGTATGTTGTGCAATTACTTTATTTTAGCAATTACAAAATAAGATAGAAGGCAACCAATATCTGTAATTTTGTTATGATTgaaatttgaattttttaccattatataaaaaacattttcCGAATATTTTATCAACAAATTTTTGATATGAAATTAATTTTGCTTATATGGCGATTATTTATACGATTTTTTTTGGTTATGacaaaaaaatcatttaaattaaaacattcaggattttatttttttttgaaacaattcatataatttatcatcactaaatataaatatattgtttaccatattttcgtttttttcgtttttttcgtttttttcgaTTTGTTCAATTCATTTagtaaattaataaaaattgttattcATTTGAATTTCCCCTTAATTGATCAATTTGAATGAAAACTATAATATTTGACTTTTCGTTATAATTGATATTTCCCTTcgaaaaacaaaatttaaagTTGCAACTATCTTCAacatatttttgtaaaatatataaattttgacTGGTTAAATTAGCATTTGTTATTAGATGGTACttttttgaaaaatcaaTTTGTCTGATTTCTTTGGgtcgaaaaaaataatttattctactttttttttttcggaTTATTATTTATGGGTATTTTTACATTGCATTCATTTCTTAAATTGATTTCGtcacaaatatttttattatctccTAAATATTTTCTAGCAACTAGAATGGGAACATCTGTGGTTCCTATATGTAAAACATTGACATCAACATTTATACATCCAACatgttatttattattaacgGATTATTATAACTATTTAGCATGTATTTCACTTTTAAAgttgtattataaaaatataaaccgttcgatttttataatcataatAGTACCAATCTGATATTACCTAAAATAATATCACGAACTTTGTTAAGAAGTGATTGCATATGTTTTCAttgtattttaaaatttatcatAACTATATACCGAAAATAATTTACCTATTTTTTCAGGGATCTGCGTGTGTTTCATAagtttttttgtatttttgcACATGCTATTTATTTTAgttttatcttttaaataGAAATTTGCAACCCCTCTCAGTATATACACAAATTATTGAATAACTGGTCACAAACAGTAGACCACgtatatatgaattaatttCTTACATCGAGACAtaaacaattattatttacattagTATAGAAAGAAATGTTTTTGTGAggttatacaaaaaaaattattttatttaagcATCACCCaataaattgaaaataattcaaattaaaaaaaaaaaaaaaaacaaagctTATCAtgaatgcatatatatgtacataattGAATGTGGAACAGTTTTTTTCTTTACTCTATacatatgaataaaataaattttatagtaTGTATTTAGtttctcaaaaaaaaatagaaggAAAAGATAATAAATTCAATTTATATAGGATCTAAATTTGTTAGACTTTTTAAAATTgattgtatatttatatctccTTCACTTTaattaatgatataaaaagtgtataatatatggatatttgattttttaaattccaTCTAAATTATTAGTCCCTTTAAacataatcatttttttttctcgtTTGTATGCTTGGTTAATACTGGTTagagttttttttttcaaattagcATTTGTTTGCATTAAAGCATTTTTTGATTGATCATACATAATTTGATGTAATTCATATTTATCAACCAGTTGTTTAGTTATATCTTCTCTGTCTTTATAGAATTGATGTTCTTTATTTTTGATGTTTGTATATTTATCTATTAATTCTTTTTGCTTTTctaatagttttttttttgtttcttttaatttttgttcatataatttcATATCATTAATTGAAAAATCAAATGGTAATGTGTgtacatttttatctttcAAAGATTGGTACATAGTATTTACATCACTAATAGTATCATTTTGTATTTGGCGAAGTTTGACTAAACTTTGTTCATCTTCTTCTAATCCCTGATAAATTTGTTCTGAAcagttaataattttataaagaGAAGTAATTAAttctttaaataatatactttttaatttaattatatgtttATCACGATTAATATGTcgtatataattaaataattgttCTTTCATAGGTATAGACATAATAGATATAAGATTAGCATCAacttttttcaaaattttatcaagttctttatttttgtaatatggatttatattcataaatatatttccattttcatttgtaaaataatttgtttttatatatttatatgaattaattaTGTTATTTAAGCTAGCGATAGGGTTAAacacattaatattattaataggTAATAAatttcttattttatttaaatattcatattttttatcattttttaaaattatttgaaatGGTGAGCCTTTAACATGACATCCATTtaattttacttttatttctCTATAAGTGTTATAGTTGGGTGGTGTAACAAAATCGtctttgttatatttttgataatttttttttacatatttatatataacttCGTATATTCCATTTGATAAGTTGTTTACTTTTGTGATTTTGACATCACCTAATCCTGTTACTTCAAATGTTTCATTTCcgtcttttattttatttttatatgcatCGTAACATTGAATGAAAAAGTTgttgaattttttattttcttcattatcttcttcatcttcaaattttaatacatgcatatttttacaattatttGAATCTTCGTTACATTCAGAATTGTATCCCCCACTTTGTGATGAATCATAAAAtgtatcattttcattattactGTAATTGTTAGAAGTATTTGATTGTGTTTCAATTGTTTGATGGAATATGTTTTTTGACccaatattttctatatcatttttttcatttcttgTTTTCCAATTGTGTTCATTTTTGCTTGCTTCATTTTCGCTTGCTTCATTTTTGCTTGTTTCATTTTCGCTTGCTTCATTTTTGCCTGTTTTATTGATAGGGGTGATTAGCCTGtggtttatatatttatacactAGACAATTTGGAGGATATGGTGTTGATGGTTTGATGGTAATACTGTAAGGAGTATTTGCTACaggtttttttttataaaatatggagAGATAATATTGACCACTTTTTCTAATAGTATAAGATATTACATATGtaccattttttaaatcacgTACATTACATTTGATTGAATTTGCTgttagttttatattttgatcatCATATTCAAAAGGATCAAAAATGTAAGCAGTCTTTATAGTTTCATTATAGTGACTATTTTCGTCattataattgtttttatttttttttgatgatttattaatatttgttttatagaCATAATTGTTATTAAATTGATTTTGtgtttcataatttttatatagattattatattcattgtTTTCATCAAAGATGgtattattatcactatttagttcctttttttttatatttttataatttgaaaatatagaattaacATTATATCTATTGTaatcaaaatttattaacGATTCAtgttttttgtataaatgatcattatataaattattatgtatgaATGTGTCATATCCATCTTCTTCCTTTGGATATTCccttatataatttaatttatctacatttttttttttttttatatatgcttcaaatatagaattttccACATATATACATTGTCCTGATTTATTTAATGTTTCAATTATTACTTCATTAATTTTTCCTGCTGTTccttcatatatattttttcctttaatTTTGCATAATTGGCGATCTATTTCAAAGTTATTTAAATGTGTAAATTCAATATCGTTATTTtggtttttattttgaatacgttttaatttttctttattatttttatcgcTTGAAGTATCAATAATATGTGTTAAATCATCTccatattcatttattatttttttaatatatttttctcttATCAAATTTGTTCGGGAAAagtatttttcattttctaccCTATGTGGTGTGTTATTTTTCTTTCCACTTTTTTGGTGATTTCTTTGGTTGCATTTTAATATGCTGTTAAGTTTTCCAATGGCTTTAGTATCGATCATGTGCTGAAAATGTGGTAAAAATTGAACTAGcgaatttgaaaaataaaatcaatgATATGCGTAGAACATAAATGTGTATACATATGTTAAACTTATCTACATAGCTATGTGTTTAtgcttttaaaaaaaaaaaaaaatttaaccccaaaaaataatatattcacTTTTTTCCTTGCATAGTATACAAAAAAAGATGGAAATACAGACATGTGcatatatgttataaaaagtttaaatattttaacattAGGAAAAAATAAGACAATACAAAAAGTTATGATTTCttcatattaaattattcaaattttggtaaaaaaaaatgcaaaaaattGCACATAAAATTGAtggcaaaataatatatttttttcgttatttttaaattataaaaattaattttatggctgtttttttttattattttattatgattattgatatagttatttttttttagctatTTGTATTTTGCAACAATATTGGtgttacatatatatatatatataacttagcgtatgtgaaaaaaaaatacaaaaaattgaaaatatttgCTACTTAAAAggattatatatagtttttatgggGGGGGAATACTATTTTGTTTGGGTGTAAAAAGCAAaagtaatattaatttttgtgAGATACATATTTGGTtagtatattatatttttctttggTAAAATTTTTCTTAATAAATTTGAAACATTAATGAGGATTACAAAATAGGGTAGGATGTTGATTGCACACACATATGTACATGAATTTATGTAcgtattaaaaatgttacaaaaaaataaaataaaataaataagcgGTTAATTAAGTGTTATAATAGaatgaattaaaataaaaacgaaCAAATTAAAGAAGTAAGAATGCAAATAAAGCAATAATAAACAAGAATAAATATCACATAATTTGTATAAAGACAAAACAAGTATgcttattatttaaaaatgaataaataaaaacaatgtATGTATTACGTATTATGTATAGACAAATTGCGTGGCATGTGGAAAATTGATCATTATCGCAACTACCAATTAATTATgtccattttcttttttgaaGTTAAAGtggttttaaatatatgaaaagtTTTTgtgttaaaaatgttaaaaagaTTGTTTAAAAATGAGTTAACAGTTAAATTTTTTGTGGATTCTTTTGAATTaacatattttgtatattcgTCATTATGAATTTggttatataaaacttgaaataatttttctttatcagtttttttattttcattatatttaatttggGTAGATggtaatttatttatataagatGTTTTATGTTGGCTACTTGAACAGGATATATAATTTGGTATTTCgtcattttttgaaaatgaatttttattaGTATTTTCTATGGAAAGAAAATCAAAATTTTGTATGATAGTTTGCTCAGcaacttttttaaaaatattaagatTATAACATGAACATGTAGAAAAATCAGGAATACTATATTCATCGAAAATATTTTGTGCACATCCAAAAAGGCATCCTTTTTCACAAGCCATTAATTCGACATAATCAATTTGACCATTAAAATGAAGATTATATGtaattttgatattgtatattttttcaacatttttttttatttcttttctctttatatatttttcttcttttattttttttaaaacactATACATACTTTTAAAACCATATGATAAAACAACTCTGAACACACAAATATCGTTTtcatataaagaaaatacaaTTATGTCattatatttgaaaataaaattattttcatttatattaaaaccATAAATTTCATTACATACATATTTGAATATTTCTTCTCCATAACCcattgaaatattatttttattactacatcgaattattttatcagacatatttttataaataaaatgtagaGATTCGCTAAAATTtgtatctttatttaatacagtattttcatcaaaattattttgtatttttttttttttttttttttctttaaaattttttatatccatAGTATTTGTGAtatcaatatttatattattatttgataattgaaatttgtttattttttcaaaaagggaataaatattatcaatatttatttcaggtaatgcataaaaatttatttgcaatttattaattaattcaACAAGTTCTATAGTGGTTAAAACTGAATCCACAGAATAAAAATCGTTTGCTAAATTTGTTTTCGTAGTtttgttataaaaattatttatatcccCACGATTATCTACATCGTTCATATTAAAGCAGTTCAAATTAAAGCAGTTCAAATTAAAGTAGTTCAAATATTttgctatatttttatcaatagCATCTTTTTGTGAAATATGATTTCTTTGTGATTccaattttttatcaaaGCAATATAACAAATAAACGTGGTTTATTTCATAAATTGAGACAGGGGCATGTTCGTAAGTTTGGGTTGAATTTGTTGGGTCGTTTTCGTTTTCTTTTCCCTTTTCGTTTTCTTTTTCCTTTTCGTTTTCTTTTGCACTTTTTAATAGCTTGCTATTTTTTAGGTAATATTTCTCGAAgctttttataaattttaatttatactTATACGTATCAAAGAATGTGTTAATAAGTTGTTTTTTGAGTAAAGGATATGTATACAAATTATTCTGAACATGTAACAGTTTTAAAATGATTCCTTGTATATCTTGACTACTTCTTAATTTACTAAATGcgtttaataaattatcatCAAGTTTTTTTTCTCCATATATAACACTACCAGTACAATGTGAACATATTACTGGATATCTTTCATCCCATTTATTATCAGGCGAAGATTCATAATCATTTAATATTTCCTTGTCATTATTAAGTTTTATgggtttatttttttgattatatTGAGATTGATTAGTATTAtctttttctctttttttttcattatttattactttatttttaattttttttaagactCCTTCAAATGGTTTATCCCCCAATTTGGCATCATTCCTAAATGTGTGTGTGGTATCAATTTTAGAATTTGTCTGTTCATATAATTCtggattttttttataaaaatatgaaaggAATTCTTGTTTTGCTTGATCTAATGCAATTAATTCACTTAAAGATGAATCATAAACATAGTCAAAATTTagtgatttaaaaaaaaaacataattttttttgagtTGTATAAATTGGcaatttataatatacagACAAGGCTGTTAAACTTTGTAATGATAACGAAAtaatgttaattttttttttttttaaattatttaatatctCAATGgcattttgattttttaaaaaatttgtttCTTCATTAGTAACACATCCACTACATGCCAAACAATCAGTTAATGAAATTTCACCTCTCTCATTattgtttttgttttttacattttttatattttttttcttattaatattaatcaAATTAGGTTtctctattttattttcattaacatTTGacgtatataaaaatggctTTATACATTCTTCAGCATCGTTCAAATAATCATTCAAGTTTTCTAATTTTATTGCATTtgaaaacatttttttttgttatttttttggttattttgtttgttattttttttgttattttttggtCATTTTTTGGTCATTTTTTGGTCATTTTTTtggtttattttgttatttattttttatcaaatatcAATCccattttatttcatttattatttttggtGAAATTTAAATGGGAGAGTAAtggcgaaaaaaaaaataaaaaaaaaataaataaaaaaataaaaaataaaaaaaaatatatattataacgtATTATTACAGCTATTATTTTGTTAccatttaaattttattttcccgATTCctacaaattaaaaataaaaatatataattgcgTTTGGCCTGAAACGCGaagaataaatattaatgtgGATATTTTGTAAAACATTAAGTtgttaaaatattgtttttttttgtaaaaatgaaaataaaaaaaaggcCAAAATAggcattatttattttgccATCATGAACGACAATATTTTTCCTCAAAATAGTTGAGACATCATTGTGGGTGGgaataagagaaaaaataaaaaataaaaaaaataatatat
This sequence is a window from Plasmodium yoelii strain 17X genome assembly, chromosome: 1. Protein-coding genes within it:
- a CDS encoding cytosolic Fe-S cluster assembly factor NAR1, putative, producing MFSNAIKLENLNDYLNDAEECIKPFLYTSNVNENKIEKPNLININKKKNIKNVKNKNNNERGEISLTDCLACSGCVTNEETNFLKNQNAIEILNNLKKKKINIISLSLQSLTALSVYYKLPIYTTQKKLCFFFKSLNFDYVYDSSLSELIALDQAKQEFLSYFYKKNPELYEQTNSKIDTTHTFRNDAKLGDKPFEGVLKKIKNKVINNEKKREKDNTNQSQYNQKNKPIKLNNDKEILNDYESSPDNKWDERYPVICSHCTGSVIYGEKKLDDNLLNAFSKLRSSQDIQGIILKLLHVQNNLYTYPLLKKQLINTFFDTYKYKLKFIKSFEKYYLKNSKLLKSAKENEKEKENEKGKENENDPTNSTQTYEHAPVSIYEINHVYLLYCFDKKLESQRNHISQKDAIDKNIAKYLNYFNLNCFNLNCFNMNDVDNRGDINNFYNKTTKTNLANDFYSVDSVLTTIELVELINKLQINFYALPEINIDNIYSLFEKINKFQLSNNNINIDITNTMDIKNFKEKKKKKKIQNNFDENTVLNKDTNFSESLHFIYKNMSDKIIRCSNKNNISMGYGEEIFKYVCNEIYGFNINENNFIFKYNDIIVFSLYENDICVFRVVLSYGFKSMYSVLKKIKEEKYIKRKEIKKNVEKIYNIKITYNLHFNGQIDYVELMACEKGCLFGCAQNIFDEYSIPDFSTCSCYNLNIFKKVAEQTIIQNFDFLSIENTNKNSFSKNDEIPNYISCSSSQHKTSYINKLPSTQIKYNENKKTDKEKLFQVLYNQIHNDEYTKYVNSKESTKNLTVNSFLNNLFNIFNTKTFHIFKTTLTSKKKMDIINW